The genomic segment GGAGACGTTGTGGTAAAATTAGAATTTACAGAGGGTTATGATTATAAAGAATTTAATTTTAGTATAAATGCAAAAGGTGCAATAAAAATATCTAGTAAAAAAACTAATACTCCATTAAGCACTTATACCAAATCATCGGCTACATTGCTTATATTTACGGAAAAAGGATTAGTACATAAACTACCGAGTTATATGGTTCAGAATATTAATAAGAAAGGCATATGTATTAATACTTTGCTGGATAATTTCAATATTGATGATAAAATAATAGGGATTATGTCTGTTGATGATTTCAACGAAGAAAGAAGTATATATCTTTTTACAAAGAAAGGATTTACAAAACGAACTAAAATTTGTGAATTAGATGGGGATTTCTTCTCTACGTTGGTGTGCAAACTTAAAACAGAAGAAGATAAATTAATCTTTGTAAAAATTAACTTAGATAATGTAGATAAAGATGTGTTAATGGTGACAAAAAAGGCAATGTGTATAAGATTTAACGTAAATAACATTAGTTTTATGGGGAAAGTTGCATCTGGGGTAACAGGCATAAGCTTAAAAGATGATGATGAAGTTATATTTGTAGATTTGGTAAATTCAGTAACGGAAAAGGTAGATGGCTGTAATGAAATAGTTGTGACGCTTGACGAGAATTTAAGCTTAACAGTCAATTCATTTAAAGGGGAAAAAAAGATTATAAGACTTGAGGATATAAACGTTCAAAATAGAGCAGGTAGAGGTAAAAACTTAACCAGTGCTCTCATAGATGATTATGTAGAGGAGGTTATCTTAGGCATCTGAAAAAATATAAATAAGACATGCAATAAAAGTTAATTTTAGCATGTCTTCTTTTTATTAAAAACAAAAAACTTGTTAATTAAAAAACCAAGTAGGCCTATAATGGTAGAATCTATTAGGATACATATGTTAAACCACAAGTGGTTTAAGTGTATTATATTGCTATGGTAATGCAGAAGAGAAATTAAAGGATTCCTACTTGTTAATAGCACTAACATAGAGCTGTTTAAAATCATACTAAAAAATAGTACAGATGCATATTGAAGGTAGCCTTTTTGCTGCGGAGTTTCTTTAAAGGTGAACTTCTTATTTAATTTATAACTAGAAATTGAATAAACTGAGAATGCGATTATGTTAAAAACAAACAATATTTTTCCATGCGTTATGCCTGTGGTAAATGAAAGAATATTTAGTATTATAATTTCTATTATAATGTTAGTAGCACCAACTAAAGTATAATTTATAAATTGAGATAAGGACTGCAGTGTTTTATTTTTATTATTCATAGAACTTTATTCTTAAATAAAATATGTTAAGAAATTAGTCACCACCCTTTTTATGAAAAGAATATTATGATGCACTCATACACATTAGTGTACAACAAAAGAAAACAAAATAAAAGGAAAATATTTTAAAAACAAATAAAAGAAGGAAAGTGGATGTATGGAAAAAGTAATATTTGAAAATGGAATAAAGTTATTGTACAAGAAAGCGGAAAATAATTTAACTTCATTTACAATAGGGTTTAATGCAGGGGCAAATCAAGAGAAAAGTGAATATTTAGGAATTGCTCACGTGGTAGAGCATATGCTTTTTAAGGGGACGGCTTCTCGCACGGAATATGAAATAAACAAATTATGTGATGAAACCTTTGGGTTTTGTAATGCGATGACTAATTATCCCTACGCAGTATATTACGGAACCACATTAGATGAAGATTTTGAAAAGGGGTTTGAAATTTACTCTGATATTCTTTTGAATCCTTCATTTAAAGTGCATGGGTTCAAAGAAGAAATAGAAGTGATCAGCGCTGAACTAAAAGAATGGAAAGATGATTCGTACCAGTTTTGCGAAGATTCCATGCTCTATAATGGGTTTGAAAAGCGAAGAATAAAGAATTTAATTATAGGTACAGAGGTAAGCATCCGTGCTATAACCATTAAGCAAATCAAAGATTTTTATGAGAGGCATTACACCTCGGATAATTGCGTAGTAAGTGTAATATCTTCCATGGGCATTAAAAAGGTTTCAGAGATAGTGGAGAAGTATATGGGTAATTTAAATCCTAAATTATCTAGTGGGAATGACCATTTGGAAAGGGATAAAGGGTGTCTATATGAAATTAATAAGCCAGGCACCTATTTTCAATATAGAGATGACTTGCAAGGTGCAAAAATCCAATATTGTTTTCCAATACATGATTTAAACCAGAGAGAAATTAGTGCTTTAAAGCTATTTAGCTTAGCTTTTGGCGAAGGTACAAGCAGTATTTTGTATGATGAAATTAGGACTAAAAGAGGGCTTGTATATGATATAAGTAGCAAAATAAAAAATGAAACAGGAATAAAACTTTTCACAATAACCCTTGGAACTTCATGTGAAAATGTTAAAAAGACCATAGGAATTATTAATGATGAAATTGAAAAAGTTAAAGATCTTAGGAATTTTTTTGATAAGCAGTGTATTTTAAAGCTATGCAAAAGTTACAAATTAAGAAGAATGATAGCCCTTGAAAAATCTATTCAAACTAGTGTAAATTTATGTGTATATGAAATTATGTATGGAGACAGTTCACAAATTTTCTCGGAATTTGATGGTATGAGAAACATTGTGGATGAAGAAATAGTGAGAGTAATTAACAAAGTTTTAGTGAATGCTACTATACAGGTTTTAACTACATTTCAGAAGGAAAGTGGGAAATAAATATGGGAAAAAAGTGGTTGATAAGGAATACTTCTAAAGACATTAGTTCAATAGCTAAAAGTTCAGGTGTAAGTGAGGTTATAGCTAAGATTCTAATTAACAGGGGGGTTAATAATGAAATAGACATAAAAAAATTTATGAGAGCAAGTATAGAGGATTTGTATGACCCATTTTTAATGAAAGATATGGGGAAAGCTACAGATTTAATTAAATTAGCAATTGAAAACAATGAAAAAATTGTAGTATATGGTGATTATGATGCGGATGGTGTTACTAGTACTGTTATAATGTATAAGGCATTAAAATATTGTGGCGCAAATGTAGAATACTATGTTCCGGATAGGGAACATGAAGGTTATGGAATAAATATTGATAGGATAAGAAAACTAAATGAGCAAGGTTTTGAAGTGATTATAACTTGCGATAATGGAATCGCAGCTACTGAGCAGGTTAAATTGGCAAAGGAACTAGGAATGATTGTCATAATAACTGATCACCATGAATTATCATTTGAAGAAGATGATAAGGGCATTCGAACTTTCAAGGTTCCACCAGCAGATGCTGTTATTAATCCAAAGCAAAAGGAATGTAATTACCCATTTAAACAATTGTGTGGTGCAGGTATTGCTTTTAAATTTGTACAAGCACTATATATAAAACTTGGAATTAATAAGGAATATGTAAAGGAATTTATAGAAATAGCAGGAATAGGTACTATTTGTGATGTGGTAGATTTAATTTCTGAAAATAGAATAATTGCTAAAAATGCTTTAGTTATGTTAACAAATACAAAAAATCTTGGGCTAAAATGTTTAAAGGAAATTTTAAGCATTAATGATAAAGAGATAAAATGTTATCATGTTGGGTTTCAAATAGGACCATGTATAAATGCTACTGGAAGGTTAGAATCGGCAGCGATTTCAGTAGAATTACTTCTCTGCGAAGAAGAGACTAGAGCAAAAGAACTAGCTAAAACATTATTTGAACTAAATAAAAAAAGACAAGAGATGACAACCGAAAATGTGGAAGAGGTAATAGAACTTATACATCACTCCACTTTTAAAAATGACAAAGTGTTAGTAATTTATAAAGATACTATTCATGAGAGCATCGCAGGAATTGTAGCAGGCCGTGTTAGGGAAACTTTCAATGTACCAACAATAATTTTAACTAAAGGAAAAGAGAACCCAAAAGGTTCAGCAAGATCTATTGATGAATACAATTTATTTGAGGAATTAATAAATTGCGGAGAGTTACTTGAAAAATTCGGGGGTCATCCAATGGCTGCGGGTTTATCTATAAAAGAAGAAAATATAGAAAAATTAAGGTGGAAATTAAATTCTCTTTGCAAGTTAACCAATGATGATATTGTACCTAAGGTACGAATAGACCAGCGAATGCCATTAAACAAAATAAATTATGAGATGATTCATGAATTAGAAATTTTAGAGCCTTTTGGTAAAGGAAATTCAACCCCATTACTTGCAGAAAAAAATATTCCTGTTTTAAAAATAGATATATTAGGTAAAAATGCAAATACATTAAAAATAAAATGCGTAATGCCCGGTGTAAATAAAACAATTAATGGAATATGTTTTAATAGAGTGGAAGAATTTATAGAAATGCTAAAAGATAAATATGGAGAAGAATATATGAACTATCTTAAGAGCCCAAAAGGAATGAAAATAGATTTAATTTTTTCACCTCAAATTAATGAATATAACGGGTATAAATCTATTCAATTAAAAATCTTAGAATTTAAACTTAGTTAAATTATTTCCTACGGAGCTGCATCTTTTTCAAGCTAATCGCCTAATGAGCTATCATCTCTTTCAGAGATGTTATCTCCGGCAGAGCTGAAGCCTTCGTTAAATAAAGGTACATAGACCTTGGTCTATGTACTTTTATCATATTATTTTTAAATTATAAATTTTTCTCATATTGCTCTACCATTTTTTTTACCATCTCTCCACCAACAGAACCGCATTCTCTAGAAGTTAAGTTTCCATTATAATCAGTAAAATTTACTCCTAACTCTTTTGCAGTTTCCATTTTAAATGAATTTAATCCAGCTTTAGCTTCAGGTACTAACTTTCTGTTTGACATTTGTTAATCACTCCTTTTATATTTTATTTTTGTTATGATAGTATCTTGTGCAGAAATTTATAAAATATAATAGAATACTTAAGGGAAATAAGGTAAGTACAACATTTTAAATTAATACCTGTTAGCATATGAAATATTTTAATAACATGCATATAATTACATGTAATTAAGTTGGATTTTACTTCAATGTATTTAAATAAAGAGTACATATATTTATACAACTTAGGTCAAAATAGCAAAGTTAAGAGGCATATAACTAGCATATACCTCTTAACAATTTAGAATTTTAAATTATAAGTTTTTTTCGTATTGTTCTACCATTTTTTTAACCATTTGTCCACCAACAGATCCATTTTGTCTAGAAGTAAGATCTCCGTTGTAACCCTCTGTTAAATTAACTCCAACTTCTTGAGCAGCTTCCATTTTAAATTTGTTTAAACCTGCTTTAGCCTGTGGTACTAATGTTTTGTTTGACATTTATAAATCACTCCTTCTATATTTTATTTTTTTACTGACATAGTGTTTCTTATTATAAGTTCTTTTCGTATTGTTCTACCATCTTTTTAACCATTTGTCCGCCAACAGATCCATTTTGTCTAGAAGTAAGATCTCCGTTGTAACCTTCTGTTAGATTAACACCAACTTCCTGAGCAGCTTCCATTTTAAATTTGTTTAAACCTGCTTTTGCTTGTGGTACCAAATTTCTGTTTGCCATAATAAATTCCCTCCTTTTTTTTTGTAATTACTTTATGATAGTAGTTTATCCCTATATTCTATTTTTATATTAGTGAATTGAAGGGTGATTTTGAAAATTATAAACCCTTTAGGAAATTATGGATAAGATGATTTTTAATAAATACTAAACTTTTTAGTCTAATTGGTATATAATGATTTAGTACATACTGCATAAAGTATGTTTTTTAGAAGGGGTGTTAAAGTGGAAAAACACAAAATAATAATGACCGGTGGCGGTTCAGCAGGACATGTAACACCAAATCTTGCACTTATACCAAAACTTAAAATGCTAGGTTATGAAGTTGAATATATTGGTACAAAAGAAGGTATTGAAAGAAAGATAATAGAGAGTGAAAATATAAAGTATTATCCTATATCTAGCGGGAAACTCCGAAGATATTTTGATGTGAAAAACTTTACAGATCCTTTAAAAGTAATTAAGGGTATATTTGAAGCAAAAAAAATAATAAAAACACAAAAACCGGATATTGTTTTCTCTAAAGGCGGATTTGTTTCCGTACCTGTAGTGCTTGCTGCATTTTTTAATAAAGTACCTGTAATTGCTCATGAATGTGATATTACACCAGGACTTGCTAATAAATTAGTAGCTCCTTACTGCACAAAAGTATGTGTAACTTTTCCAGAAGCATTAAATGAAATAAAAAATGGGAAAGGGGTAATAACTGGTAATCCTATAAGATACGAATTGTTTGAAGGAAGTAAAATAAAAGGGAATGAAATATGTGGATTTAAAAATAAAAAGCCAACATTAATGATTATTGGTGGTAGTTTAGGCTCTAAAGTTATAAATGAAGTTGTGAGGTCAATGCTTGAAAAATTAATTTTGGAGTATAATATTATTCATATCTGTGGAAGTGGTAATTTTGAAAAATCACTCCAAAGTAAAAATGGTTATAAGCAGTTTGAATACACGACGGATGAATTGCCTCATTTATTAGCTAGTGCAGATATTGTAGTCTCTAGAGCAGGAGCAAATGTCATTTTTGAACTCTTAGCACTTAGAAAACCTAATTTATTAATTCCATTATCAGCTAAGGCTAGCCGTGGCGATCAAATACTTAATGCAAAATCTTTTGAAAAAAGCGGTTATAGTATGGTTATTCAAGACGAGGAGTTAACGCCTGAAAATTTAGAAATGAAAATTAAAGAACTGTATAATGGTAGGTATAAATATATTGAAAAAATGAATTCTAGCAACACTGAAAAAAGCATTGATTTAATAGTAGAATTAATAGAAAAATATAGGAAAAGATGAAGAAAGTAAAATTTCTTCATCTTTTTTTATTTAATAAAATCATAAATATTATTTAAAAAGCAACATTTTTTATATAAAAAACAAAAAAGAGTGCAAACTGTAATTATAAGAATATGTTTTTGCTTATTATATAAATATAAAATATTTTTACAATGTAAAATAAAGGAGAAAAAAGATGGAACTTCAATGTTTAGGAGCAGCAGAATGCGTTACAGGGTCATGTCATTTGATAAAAGTGCGAAATAAAACTATTTTATTGGATTGTGGATTATACCAAGGAAGAGACGGAGACCATGGAAAAAATGAAAAGTTTCAATTTAACCCGAAAGATATAGATTTAGTTATATTATCTCATGCTCACATAGACCATAGTGGTAGAATTCCTTTACTATATAGGAAGGGATTTAAAGGCGAAATAATTTGCACAAAAGCTACAATGGAATTATGTCAGGTGATGCTAACAGATAGTGGTCATATTCAGGAGATGGAAGTAGCGTGGAAAAATAGAAAACTCAAAGAAAGAGGGTTACAACCTAAAGAAACATTGTATTCTTCCAAAATTGCAGAAGAATGTTTAAAACTCTTTAAAAGTTATTCATATAACGCAGAAATAAAACCTTTCGATGGATTAACAGTTATCTTTAAGGATGCAGGGCATCTATTGGGGTCAGCTATTATAGAGCTTCAAATGGAAGAGAAAGAAGGCTCAAATATTAAACTTGTTTATAGTGGTGACTTGGGTAATTTTAACATACCGCTTATAAATGATCCTACATTTATTGGCGCTGCAGACTATGTAATTATGGAAACAACCTATGGAGATAAAGTGCATAATAATTTCGAAAATGTAATGAAAGAATTATCAGATATAGTAAAAAAAACTTTCGATAGAGGAGGAAATGTTATAATCCCATCTTTTGCAGTAGGTAGAACCCAAGAGGTTCTATATGCATTGAATAAGTATATTGAAGAGGGGCTGGTTAAAAACTGCTACGTATATGTGGATAGTCCTCTTGCGGAAAAAGCGACAAAAATATTTGAAAATAACAGAGAAATTTTTGATGATGAGGCAAAGGAATTAGAAAAACATGATACTAACATACTGGATTTTGAGGGGTTAAAATTTACTCATTCCTCAGAAGAATCTATGGAATTAAATAAAATGCAAAGGGGGATAGTAATAATATCTACAAGCGGAATGTGTGATGCAGGTAGAATAAAACATCATTTAAAGCATAATTTATGGAGAAGCGAAAGCTCAATAGTATTTGTAGGATATCAAGCTGAGGGTACTTTGGGTCGTGAAATTTTAGAAGGGAATAAAATGGTAAAAATTTTTGGGAAAGATATTTCGGTTGCAGCGTCAATATATAATTTGCAAAGCCTTTCTGGCCATGCAGATAGAAATGGTTTAATTAATTGGATAAAAAATATTGAGGGAAAACCTAAACAGGTTTTTCTTGTACATGGTGACGAAAATTCTCAAAAAAGTTTTAAAGAATTATTAGATTTAAAAGGATACGAGTCTGTAATTGTTAAGAGTGGAGAAAAATATAAGCTAGAATAACGAGTAAGACCTTATAGTATTGATAAAAAAATAACAATTAATGGCTAAAATTGATATATTCTAATATGTAAACGTACAGTAGGATGCTAGTGGAAGTCAGTTGTTTTATTATTGTATGAAAAAAATAAAGAAGAATACACCAATTATAACAAAAAAACTTGAATATTTTTCATTTTGATGTATAATTAAGGGGTAATATAAACTATCTAATAATATGAAAGTATGGGGTGATAGTAATGAAAAAATTAACAATAATTTATTTGAGCAATGGTGGAAACGTTGAAGTTTTAGCTAATCACATTGCTAAAGGTGCAAAAGATGCAGGGGCTGAGGTTCTAGTTAAATTAGCTAGTGAAGCTACAGTTGAAGATGTAACTAGAGCAGATGCAGTTGCGTTTGGAAGTCCATCAATGGATAATAATAGAATTGATCAACTAGAGATGCAACCTTTTATTGATAAGTTTAAATTAATCCCAATTAATAATAAAGTCACAGCTTTATTTGGATCTTATGGATGGGATAATGGAGAATTTATGAACAAATGGGTAAGTCTAATGAAAGAATATGAATTTAATGTTATACAAAGCTTAACTGTTAATGAAGCTCCTACTAATGAACAATTAGTTAAAGCAGAAGAAATGGGTAGAATGTTAGCTAAGTAACTTTTTATTACAGAAATATGTAATAATGAGGTAGTTTGCAAATTATGTAGATTATAAAAGCCTATCATGGCTAGCTAATGCTTAGGAGTGTTAGCTAGTTTTGCACAAAACCTGTTAGAAAGTTATTATTTTAGGTGTAGAGTTATTTTTAATACAATACGCTTATTTGTAATTCTGATAAAATTATTTAAGAAAGAAGGCCTATTAAATGAGAAAAATGAAAACTATGGACGGGAATACAGCAGCAGCACACGTTGCCTATGCATATACTGATGTGGCAGCAATTTACCCAATAACACCATCTTCAACAATGGCAGAGTATTGTGATGAATTAGCAGCTAAAGGAACAAAGAATGTATTTGGTCAAAAAGTTAAAATGATGGAAATGCAATCAGAAGCGGGAGCTGCAGGAGCAGTTCATGGTTCACTTCAAACAGGAGCATTAACTTCAACTTTTACTTGCTCTCAAGGATTATTATTAATGATCCCAAATATGTATAAAATAGCAGGAGAACTTTTACCTGGAGTATTCCATGTAGCTGCTAGAGCATTAACTACTCACGCACTTAATATTTTTGGAGATCATCAAGACGTAATGGCTACAAGACAAACTGGATTTGCTTTACTTGCATCTAATAGTGTACAAGAAGTAATGGATCTTTCACCAGTTGCTCATTTAACAGCTATCGAAGGGAAAATTCCTTTTGTGAACTTCTTTGATGGATTTAGAACTTCCCATGAAATACAAAAAATTGAGGCATGGGATTATGAAACTCTAGGAAGTTTGTTAAACAAAGAATCACTAGAAGCATTTAGAAATAGTGCAATGAATCCAGAACATCCTGTAACTCGTGGAACAGCACAAAATCCAGACGTTTATTTCCAAGGAAGAGAAGCTTCAAACACATTCTATGATGTTCTTCCAGAAAAAGTTGAAACATGTATGGGAAAAATAAATTCATTAATCGGAACTGACTACCATTTATTTAATTACTATGGTGCACCTGATGCAGATAGAATAATAATAGCAATGGGATCAGTTTGTGAAACAATTGAAGAAACTATAGATTATTTAAATGCAAAAGGAGAAAAGGTTGGAGTGCTTAAAGTACATCTTTTCAGACCATTCTCATTAGATCATTTCTTTAAATACATACCTAAAACAGTTAAGAAAATATCAGTACTTGATAGAACAAAAGAG from the Clostridium sp. CM027 genome contains:
- a CDS encoding alpha/beta-type small acid-soluble spore protein, with amino-acid sequence MSNKTLVPQAKAGLNKFKMEAAQEVGVNLTEGYNGDLTSRQNGSVGGQMVKKMVEQYEKNL
- a CDS encoding undecaprenyldiphospho-muramoylpentapeptide beta-N-acetylglucosaminyltransferase, whose translation is MEKHKIIMTGGGSAGHVTPNLALIPKLKMLGYEVEYIGTKEGIERKIIESENIKYYPISSGKLRRYFDVKNFTDPLKVIKGIFEAKKIIKTQKPDIVFSKGGFVSVPVVLAAFFNKVPVIAHECDITPGLANKLVAPYCTKVCVTFPEALNEIKNGKGVITGNPIRYELFEGSKIKGNEICGFKNKKPTLMIIGGSLGSKVINEVVRSMLEKLILEYNIIHICGSGNFEKSLQSKNGYKQFEYTTDELPHLLASADIVVSRAGANVIFELLALRKPNLLIPLSAKASRGDQILNAKSFEKSGYSMVIQDEELTPENLEMKIKELYNGRYKYIEKMNSSNTEKSIDLIVELIEKYRKR
- a CDS encoding MBL fold metallo-hydrolase RNA specificity domain-containing protein; its protein translation is MELQCLGAAECVTGSCHLIKVRNKTILLDCGLYQGRDGDHGKNEKFQFNPKDIDLVILSHAHIDHSGRIPLLYRKGFKGEIICTKATMELCQVMLTDSGHIQEMEVAWKNRKLKERGLQPKETLYSSKIAEECLKLFKSYSYNAEIKPFDGLTVIFKDAGHLLGSAIIELQMEEKEGSNIKLVYSGDLGNFNIPLINDPTFIGAADYVIMETTYGDKVHNNFENVMKELSDIVKKTFDRGGNVIIPSFAVGRTQEVLYALNKYIEEGLVKNCYVYVDSPLAEKATKIFENNREIFDDEAKELEKHDTNILDFEGLKFTHSSEESMELNKMQRGIVIISTSGMCDAGRIKHHLKHNLWRSESSIVFVGYQAEGTLGREILEGNKMVKIFGKDISVAASIYNLQSLSGHADRNGLINWIKNIEGKPKQVFLVHGDENSQKSFKELLDLKGYESVIVKSGEKYKLE
- a CDS encoding flavodoxin, which encodes MKKLTIIYLSNGGNVEVLANHIAKGAKDAGAEVLVKLASEATVEDVTRADAVAFGSPSMDNNRIDQLEMQPFIDKFKLIPINNKVTALFGSYGWDNGEFMNKWVSLMKEYEFNVIQSLTVNEAPTNEQLVKAEEMGRMLAK
- the recJ gene encoding single-stranded-DNA-specific exonuclease RecJ; translated protein: MGKKWLIRNTSKDISSIAKSSGVSEVIAKILINRGVNNEIDIKKFMRASIEDLYDPFLMKDMGKATDLIKLAIENNEKIVVYGDYDADGVTSTVIMYKALKYCGANVEYYVPDREHEGYGINIDRIRKLNEQGFEVIITCDNGIAATEQVKLAKELGMIVIITDHHELSFEEDDKGIRTFKVPPADAVINPKQKECNYPFKQLCGAGIAFKFVQALYIKLGINKEYVKEFIEIAGIGTICDVVDLISENRIIAKNALVMLTNTKNLGLKCLKEILSINDKEIKCYHVGFQIGPCINATGRLESAAISVELLLCEEETRAKELAKTLFELNKKRQEMTTENVEEVIELIHHSTFKNDKVLVIYKDTIHESIAGIVAGRVRETFNVPTIILTKGKENPKGSARSIDEYNLFEELINCGELLEKFGGHPMAAGLSIKEENIEKLRWKLNSLCKLTNDDIVPKVRIDQRMPLNKINYEMIHELEILEPFGKGNSTPLLAEKNIPVLKIDILGKNANTLKIKCVMPGVNKTINGICFNRVEEFIEMLKDKYGEEYMNYLKSPKGMKIDLIFSPQINEYNGYKSIQLKILEFKLS
- a CDS encoding pitrilysin family protein, which gives rise to MEKVIFENGIKLLYKKAENNLTSFTIGFNAGANQEKSEYLGIAHVVEHMLFKGTASRTEYEINKLCDETFGFCNAMTNYPYAVYYGTTLDEDFEKGFEIYSDILLNPSFKVHGFKEEIEVISAELKEWKDDSYQFCEDSMLYNGFEKRRIKNLIIGTEVSIRAITIKQIKDFYERHYTSDNCVVSVISSMGIKKVSEIVEKYMGNLNPKLSSGNDHLERDKGCLYEINKPGTYFQYRDDLQGAKIQYCFPIHDLNQREISALKLFSLAFGEGTSSILYDEIRTKRGLVYDISSKIKNETGIKLFTITLGTSCENVKKTIGIINDEIEKVKDLRNFFDKQCILKLCKSYKLRRMIALEKSIQTSVNLCVYEIMYGDSSQIFSEFDGMRNIVDEEIVRVINKVLVNATIQVLTTFQKESGK
- a CDS encoding alpha/beta-type small acid-soluble spore protein is translated as MSNRKLVPEAKAGLNSFKMETAKELGVNFTDYNGNLTSRECGSVGGEMVKKMVEQYEKNL
- a CDS encoding alpha/beta-type small acid-soluble spore protein; amino-acid sequence: MANRNLVPQAKAGLNKFKMEAAQEVGVNLTEGYNGDLTSRQNGSVGGQMVKKMVEQYEKNL
- a CDS encoding GtrA family protein encodes the protein MNNKNKTLQSLSQFINYTLVGATNIIIEIIILNILSFTTGITHGKILFVFNIIAFSVYSISSYKLNKKFTFKETPQQKGYLQYASVLFFSMILNSSMLVLLTSRNPLISLLHYHSNIIHLNHLWFNICILIDSTIIGLLGFLINKFFVFNKKKTC